One Pseudobdellovibrionaceae bacterium genomic window carries:
- a CDS encoding gamma carbonic anhydrase family protein: MSWIRTVRGFTPRIHPSVFLAENAAIIGDVEIQEKSSIWYNVTIRGDVMPIKIGRESNVQDGSVIHGTYGKFGTTLGNRVTIGHMVMLHGCSVGENGLIGMGAVLMDGVSIGADSIVGAGTLVTEGKSFPPRSLILGRPGKLVRELTDEELQRLQHSADNYLLYQTWYQAES, from the coding sequence ATGTCTTGGATACGCACAGTGCGCGGTTTCACTCCCCGGATTCACCCCTCGGTGTTTCTGGCCGAGAACGCCGCGATCATTGGCGACGTCGAGATCCAGGAAAAATCGAGCATCTGGTACAACGTCACGATTCGGGGTGACGTCATGCCGATCAAGATCGGTCGCGAGTCCAACGTCCAAGACGGCAGCGTCATTCACGGCACCTACGGGAAGTTCGGCACGACCCTCGGGAACCGCGTGACGATCGGGCATATGGTGATGCTGCACGGGTGTTCCGTCGGCGAAAACGGCCTGATCGGTATGGGCGCGGTCCTCATGGACGGCGTCTCCATCGGCGCGGATTCGATCGTAGGGGCGGGGACGCTCGTCACGGAAGGCAAAAGCTTTCCGCCGCGCTCGTTGATCCTGGGGCGCCCGGGGAAGCTCGTGCGGGAGCTGACCGATGAGGAGCTCCAGCGACTGCAGCATTC
- the miaB gene encoding tRNA (N6-isopentenyl adenosine(37)-C2)-methylthiotransferase MiaB — protein MTDVPGTPENTVGAVTPAQNSKSLTPAIERGVYVSTYGCQMNVNDTERMYSLLEMQNYTPVTSPEQAELIIINSCSVREKPVHKVYSEVGKFRKLKERNPNVKVGVGGCVGSHEKENLIKSAPIIDFVFGTDNIDQLPEIIGRLESGKVVETRFQHRAPYHVETLARAPGVSTFVNITKGCDNFCTFCVVPYTRGREKSRPLQHVINDVKALVKRGVKEVTCLGQNVNSYESECGADFADLLEALATQTEIERIRFTTSHPKDFDQKLVEVMYRNQPKVCEYVHLPFQSGNSRILNLMNRGYTREEYLEKIAMIRKAIPNVVLSTDIIVGFPGETEEEFLDTISLVEEVGFETIFAFKYSPRKLTKAARFDGQIDEDTKSDRLDRLFKAHDVWAKNDAEKYVGQTLDILVEKMDENRGNLSGRSTQNKLTYFTGPKELIGQTIPIKILRAFPAVLHGERVLNG, from the coding sequence ATGACGGATGTTCCTGGAACCCCCGAAAATACAGTCGGTGCGGTGACCCCAGCGCAAAACTCCAAATCCCTGACTCCCGCGATCGAACGTGGCGTTTACGTTTCGACCTACGGGTGTCAGATGAACGTGAACGACACGGAACGGATGTACTCGCTGCTCGAAATGCAGAACTACACGCCGGTCACGTCCCCCGAACAGGCGGAGCTCATCATCATCAACTCGTGCTCGGTGCGTGAAAAGCCCGTTCACAAGGTCTACTCCGAGGTCGGGAAATTCCGGAAACTCAAAGAGCGCAACCCCAATGTCAAAGTCGGCGTCGGCGGCTGCGTGGGCTCCCACGAAAAAGAAAACCTGATCAAGTCCGCACCCATCATCGACTTCGTTTTCGGGACCGACAACATCGACCAGCTTCCCGAAATCATCGGACGCCTGGAGTCGGGGAAAGTCGTCGAGACCCGCTTTCAGCACCGCGCGCCCTATCACGTCGAGACGCTCGCGCGCGCGCCGGGGGTTTCGACCTTCGTGAACATCACGAAGGGCTGCGACAACTTCTGCACCTTCTGCGTGGTTCCTTATACCCGCGGCCGCGAAAAAAGCCGTCCGCTCCAGCACGTCATCAACGACGTGAAAGCGCTCGTGAAACGTGGCGTGAAGGAAGTGACCTGCCTGGGTCAGAACGTGAACTCCTACGAGTCCGAGTGCGGGGCCGACTTCGCCGACCTGCTCGAGGCCTTGGCCACGCAAACCGAGATTGAGCGGATCCGTTTCACGACGTCGCATCCGAAAGACTTCGACCAAAAATTGGTTGAGGTTATGTATCGCAATCAGCCTAAGGTCTGCGAGTATGTCCATCTGCCTTTTCAGAGCGGGAACTCGCGCATCTTGAACCTCATGAATCGTGGCTATACCCGCGAAGAGTATCTGGAAAAAATCGCGATGATCCGTAAAGCCATCCCGAACGTGGTGCTGTCGACGGACATCATCGTGGGCTTCCCCGGTGAAACCGAAGAGGAGTTCCTGGACACCATTTCGCTGGTCGAAGAGGTGGGTTTCGAGACGATCTTCGCGTTCAAGTACTCCCCCCGTAAACTCACCAAGGCCGCGCGTTTTGACGGGCAGATCGATGAGGACACCAAGTCCGACCGTCTGGATCGTCTGTTCAAAGCGCACGACGTCTGGGCGAAAAACGACGCCGAGAAATACGTCGGGCAGACGCTCGACATCCTGGTCGAGAAGATGGATGAGAACCGCGGAAATCTTTCCGGTCGTTCCACGCAGAATAAACTCACCTACTTCACCGGTCCCAAAGAGCTCATCGGTCAGACCATTCCGATCAAGATCCTGCGCGCCTTCCCGGCGGTCCTTCACGGGGAAAGGGTGTTGAACGGATGA